In Streptomyces sp. P3, one DNA window encodes the following:
- a CDS encoding SDR family NAD(P)-dependent oxidoreductase: MNDFTARPGAAFVAGGTGGIGAAIVRTLAERGSDVTFTYRTSRGAADDLVREVRAHGRRVTALPLDLTDEAETARAVRGCGAVHTLVYAAGPHVPMTHLSRVTPSRYRAQLEADAVAFFNLVHPALPLLRDSGGSIVAVTTVATRRYPVRDGLSSGAKGAVEAVARALAAEEGRYGVRVNCVAPGMLTDGIAGRLIDTGELDETALAVTRRNIPLRRFGRAQDIAEAVAFLASDRAGFVTGQALGVDGGYSV, from the coding sequence ATGAACGACTTCACCGCTCGGCCGGGCGCGGCCTTCGTCGCGGGCGGTACCGGCGGCATCGGCGCCGCGATCGTCCGGACGCTGGCCGAACGCGGCAGCGACGTCACCTTCACCTATCGCACCAGCCGTGGGGCGGCGGACGACCTCGTGCGGGAGGTGAGGGCCCACGGCCGCCGGGTCACCGCCCTGCCGCTGGATCTGACCGACGAGGCGGAGACGGCGCGAGCCGTGCGCGGATGCGGCGCCGTGCACACGCTGGTCTACGCGGCCGGACCGCACGTGCCCATGACCCACCTGAGCAGGGTCACGCCGAGCCGGTACCGCGCCCAGCTGGAGGCCGACGCGGTGGCGTTCTTCAACCTCGTCCACCCGGCGCTGCCGCTGCTGCGGGACAGCGGCGGCAGCATCGTCGCCGTCACCACCGTCGCCACGCGCCGCTACCCGGTGCGCGACGGGCTCTCCTCGGGCGCCAAGGGGGCCGTGGAGGCGGTGGCCCGCGCCCTGGCGGCCGAGGAGGGCCGCTACGGCGTACGCGTCAACTGTGTCGCCCCGGGGATGCTCACGGACGGCATCGCGGGCCGGCTGATCGACACGGGCGAACTCGACGAGACGGCCCTGGCCGTCACCCGCCGCAACATCCCCCTGCGCCGGTTCGGACGGGCCCAGGACATCGCGGAGGCGGTCGCGTTCCTCGCCTCGGACCGGGCCGGGTTCGTCACGGGCCAGGCGCTGGGGGTGGACGGCGGGTACAGCGTCTGA
- a CDS encoding DUF1330 domain-containing protein, which yields MHRHQPAGAPRIALPDGLQHQPVVFQVLHGSAAYARAKPLRQTAAETNAVLVAGFGMPPRRA from the coding sequence GTGCATCGCCATCAACCGGCGGGCGCGCCGCGCATCGCGCTGCCCGATGGCCTGCAACACCAGCCGGTGGTCTTCCAGGTACTCCACGGCTCGGCCGCGTACGCGCGGGCCAAGCCGCTGCGGCAGACCGCGGCGGAGACGAACGCCGTGCTGGTCGCCGGGTTCGGGATGCCGCCGCGGCGGGCCTGA
- a CDS encoding ferredoxin produces MKITIDEDRCRGHGVCCTVSPGVFDLGDDGYAVAEQPDVPEEFEQATRTAALSCPERAISCH; encoded by the coding sequence ATGAAGATCACCATCGACGAGGACCGCTGCCGCGGGCACGGCGTCTGCTGCACCGTCAGCCCCGGGGTGTTCGACCTCGGTGACGACGGCTACGCCGTGGCCGAACAGCCCGACGTGCCAGAGGAGTTCGAGCAGGCCACGCGCACCGCCGCGCTGAGCTGCCCCGAGCGCGCCATCTCCTGCCACTGA
- a CDS encoding acyl-CoA dehydrogenase family protein — protein sequence MRRDVFTADHEAFRELVRDVVAKEVVPHHAEWERAGRVPRSFFERLGSLGLLGMAVPEEYGGGGRPDYRYNVVLQEEAARALVTLGTVRTQLDVVLPYFLAYADEEQRRRWFPGLASGSLLTAIAMTEPGTGSDLAGIRTTAVRDGDHYVVNGAKTFITGGLLADLVIVVARTSADPGDRRAGLTLLVVEDGMPGFTRGRVLDKMGIKVQDTVELGFDEVRVPVANRLGEEGRAFAYLGHNLPQERMTVAVGSVAQARAALDTTIAYVKERTVFGSPVASFQNTKFELAAVDAEIEAAQAVLDRAVRELVDGRLSGADAARVKLFCTEMQARAVDRCLQLFGGYGYMLEYPIARLYADARITRIYAGTSEVMKVIIAKSLGL from the coding sequence GTGCGCCGTGATGTCTTCACCGCCGACCACGAGGCGTTCCGGGAACTGGTCCGGGACGTCGTTGCCAAGGAGGTGGTGCCGCACCACGCCGAGTGGGAGAGGGCCGGGCGGGTGCCCCGGTCGTTCTTCGAGCGGCTCGGGTCGCTCGGACTGCTGGGCATGGCCGTCCCCGAGGAGTACGGCGGGGGCGGGCGGCCCGACTACCGCTACAACGTCGTCCTCCAGGAGGAGGCGGCCCGCGCCCTGGTCACCCTCGGCACGGTCCGTACCCAACTCGACGTCGTCCTGCCGTACTTCCTCGCCTACGCCGACGAGGAGCAGCGTCGGCGCTGGTTCCCCGGGCTGGCCTCCGGCTCGCTGCTGACCGCCATCGCGATGACCGAGCCCGGCACCGGCTCCGACCTCGCGGGGATCCGGACGACCGCCGTGCGCGACGGCGACCACTACGTGGTGAACGGGGCCAAGACCTTCATCACCGGGGGGCTCCTCGCCGACCTGGTGATCGTGGTGGCGCGCACCTCGGCCGACCCCGGCGACCGTCGGGCGGGACTCACCCTGCTGGTGGTGGAGGACGGGATGCCGGGCTTCACGCGCGGCCGGGTGCTGGACAAAATGGGCATCAAGGTGCAGGACACCGTCGAGCTGGGCTTCGACGAGGTCCGGGTGCCCGTCGCCAACCGGCTCGGCGAGGAGGGCAGGGCCTTTGCGTACCTGGGGCACAACCTCCCCCAGGAGCGGATGACCGTCGCGGTCGGCTCGGTCGCGCAGGCCCGCGCCGCGCTCGACACGACGATCGCGTACGTCAAAGAGCGCACGGTCTTCGGGTCGCCGGTCGCGTCCTTCCAGAACACCAAGTTCGAACTCGCCGCCGTCGACGCGGAGATCGAGGCGGCGCAGGCCGTGCTCGACCGGGCCGTACGGGAACTAGTCGACGGGCGGCTCTCCGGCGCGGACGCCGCCAGGGTCAAGCTGTTCTGCACCGAGATGCAGGCCCGAGCGGTCGACCGCTGTCTTCAACTCTTCGGCGGTTACGGCTACATGCTGGAGTACCCGATCGCCCGGCTGTACGCGGACGCCCGCATCACCCGCATCTACGCCGGGACGAGCGAGGTCATGAAGGTCATCATCGCCAAGTCCCTGGGGTTGTGA
- a CDS encoding cytochrome P450 — protein sequence MAHDEPSEDIDTIDFFRDDTTVADPYPYFDALRARCPVTREPHHGVMMVTGYDEAVQVAQDAQTFSSCLSVTGPFPGFPVPLEGDDVSELIERHRDGLPMSDQLPTLDPPVHTAHRGLLMRLITPKRLKENEAALREIADRLLDTFLDRPAGEFISEFAGPFTLLVIADLLGVPEEDREEFLDALQRRPRAGGGIGRTDEDTLAHSPLEFLYGRFTAYIADRRREPREDVLTGLATATFPDGSLPEVADAVRVAANLFSAGQETTVRLLSSALRVIAERPDIQALLRSEPGRVPNFVEETLRIESPVKGDFRLSRVPATVGGVDIPAGTTLMVVNGAANRDPRRFEDPAAFDPARPNARHHISFGRGVHTCPGAPLARAEARVGIERLLARTSDIRISERVHGPADARRYRYLPTYILRGLTDLNLEFTPTEGTTR from the coding sequence GTGGCGCACGACGAGCCGTCCGAGGACATCGACACGATCGACTTCTTCCGGGACGACACCACGGTGGCGGACCCGTACCCCTACTTCGACGCCCTGCGCGCACGCTGCCCCGTCACCCGGGAGCCCCACCACGGCGTGATGATGGTGACCGGGTACGACGAGGCGGTCCAGGTGGCCCAGGACGCGCAGACCTTCTCGTCGTGCCTGTCGGTGACGGGACCCTTCCCGGGCTTCCCGGTCCCACTGGAAGGCGACGACGTCAGCGAGCTCATCGAGCGACACCGGGACGGGCTGCCGATGAGCGACCAGTTGCCGACCCTCGATCCGCCCGTGCACACCGCGCACCGCGGGCTGCTGATGCGACTGATCACCCCGAAACGGCTCAAGGAGAACGAGGCGGCCTTGCGGGAGATCGCCGACCGCCTGCTGGACACCTTCCTGGATCGCCCGGCGGGCGAGTTCATCAGCGAGTTCGCCGGCCCGTTCACCCTGCTCGTCATCGCGGACCTGCTCGGCGTGCCCGAGGAGGACCGGGAGGAGTTCCTCGACGCGCTCCAGCGCCGGCCGCGGGCCGGTGGCGGCATCGGCAGGACGGACGAGGACACCCTCGCCCACTCGCCGCTGGAGTTCCTCTACGGGCGGTTCACGGCCTACATCGCGGACCGGCGGCGGGAACCACGCGAGGACGTCCTGACCGGCCTCGCCACCGCCACGTTCCCCGACGGCTCCCTTCCCGAGGTCGCCGACGCGGTCCGGGTGGCCGCCAACCTGTTCTCGGCCGGGCAGGAGACCACCGTCCGCCTGCTCAGCTCGGCGTTGCGGGTGATCGCCGAACGCCCCGACATCCAGGCGCTGTTGCGCTCGGAACCCGGGCGCGTCCCGAACTTCGTCGAGGAGACGCTGCGCATCGAGAGCCCCGTGAAGGGGGACTTCCGGCTCTCCAGGGTCCCGGCCACGGTCGGCGGCGTCGACATCCCGGCGGGCACCACGCTGATGGTGGTCAACGGAGCCGCCAACCGCGACCCGCGCCGCTTCGAGGACCCGGCGGCGTTCGACCCCGCCCGTCCGAACGCCCGCCACCACATCTCCTTCGGCCGGGGCGTCCACACCTGCCCCGGCGCACCGCTCGCGCGGGCCGAGGCACGGGTCGGTATCGAGCGCCTGCTGGCCCGCACGAGCGACATCCGGATCTCCGAGCGCGTGCACGGGCCGGCGGACGCGCGCCGGTACCGGTACCTGCCGACGTACATCCTGCGCGGCCTGACCGATCTCAACCTGGAGTTCACGCCCACCGAAGGGACCACCCGATGA
- a CDS encoding amidohydrolase family protein, which yields MLIRDVEVEGRGRVDVRVERGRIAAIGHRLPGAADVDGRGGALLPGLHDHHIHLTALAAEAASVRVGPGDVRGPAGLAAALRAGAPGEWVRAVGYHESVAGDLDRPALDALAPDRPVRVQHRSGALWILNSAALRTAGLQSADGRLWREDERLRALLPPVRLDLTGVGLRAARLGVTGFTNADPRPADGLARTLSVLPQRLLVMGVDPPVKLVLDDLTLPTPAGLAGTVRAIRPRPVAVHCVTRVQLLVTLLALEDAGPLDGDRIEHGSVIPVETLPRLRRLGVTVVTQPHFPAERAEAYATEVHPDDRPHLYRCRSLAEAGVPVAAGTDAPYGTHDPWAVMRAAVARGERESLAPRAALGLFLGAPRRPGRPRRVTAGVPADLCLLHVPLREALDVLTADAVRAAYAGGRPITAPGPAPDSEGAQ from the coding sequence GTGCTGATCAGGGACGTGGAGGTCGAGGGCCGGGGCCGGGTGGACGTGCGGGTCGAGCGCGGCAGGATCGCCGCGATCGGGCACCGGCTGCCCGGGGCCGCCGACGTCGACGGACGCGGCGGAGCGCTGCTCCCCGGTCTCCACGACCACCACATCCACCTCACCGCGCTGGCGGCCGAGGCTGCGTCGGTGCGTGTCGGCCCCGGTGACGTGCGCGGACCCGCCGGGCTGGCGGCGGCCCTTCGTGCCGGGGCACCGGGGGAGTGGGTGCGGGCCGTCGGCTACCACGAGAGCGTCGCCGGGGACCTGGACCGGCCGGCTCTGGACGCCCTCGCCCCGGACCGGCCGGTCCGGGTGCAGCACCGCAGCGGCGCCCTGTGGATCCTGAACAGCGCCGCGCTGCGGACGGCCGGACTGCAGAGCGCCGACGGGCGGCTGTGGCGGGAGGACGAACGCCTGCGCGCCCTGCTCCCTCCGGTACGGCTGGACCTGACCGGTGTCGGCCTGAGGGCCGCACGGCTCGGCGTCACCGGCTTCACCAACGCGGACCCGCGCCCCGCCGACGGCCTGGCGCGCACGCTGTCCGTCCTGCCCCAGCGGCTCCTCGTCATGGGCGTCGACCCGCCGGTGAAGCTCGTCCTCGACGACCTGACCCTGCCCACCCCCGCCGGCCTCGCCGGCACGGTGAGGGCGATACGGCCCCGCCCGGTCGCCGTGCACTGCGTCACCCGCGTGCAGTTGCTCGTGACGCTCCTCGCCCTGGAGGACGCGGGCCCGTTGGACGGCGACCGCATCGAGCACGGGTCCGTGATCCCGGTGGAGACCCTCCCCCGGCTGCGGCGGCTCGGCGTGACCGTGGTGACCCAGCCGCACTTCCCGGCCGAACGGGCCGAGGCGTACGCCACCGAGGTGCACCCCGACGACCGGCCGCACCTCTACCGCTGCCGCAGCCTCGCCGAGGCCGGCGTCCCGGTCGCCGCCGGCACCGACGCGCCGTACGGCACCCACGACCCGTGGGCCGTCATGCGGGCCGCCGTAGCGCGCGGCGAGCGGGAGAGCCTCGCACCGCGTGCGGCGCTGGGCCTCTTCCTGGGCGCTCCGCGCCGACCTGGACGCCCACGCCGGGTGACGGCCGGCGTACCGGCCGACCTCTGCCTGCTCCATGTGCCCCTGCGGGAGGCACTCGACGTCCTCACCGCCGACGCGGTACGGGCCGCGTACGCAGGGGGCCGGCCGATCACCGCGCCGGGCCCCGCACCCGACTCCGAGGGAGCGCAGTGA
- a CDS encoding CaiB/BaiF CoA-transferase family protein, whose translation MTDGGPLAGITVVALEQAVSAPMCTRTLGDFGARVIKVENPAGGDFARRYDDVVGGLAAHFVWANRGKESVALDLKSDAGQTVLHRLLERADVLVSNLTPGTTAKLGFSPADLEVRHPQLIAVEIDGYGAGGPLSHKRAYDLLVQAESGACSVTGLEGAPAKPGPPVADVCSGLYAALSVLALLYARRPGQVAVSLFDTMAELMGYPLTYTRHSGVEQQPLGMSSPAVSPYGAYRTADGQTVVLGTTNDREWRRLATELIGRPDLADDARFRTNAGRVEHRAILDAAIGDWCARHDLGHVQERADAAGIGNSRYNTVTDVLAHPQLAARDRWRQVGTPSGPVPALLPPPVVAGYEPPMGAVPGLGEHTNAVLAELGYAPGEITTLRAQGAVR comes from the coding sequence GTGACGGACGGCGGCCCCCTGGCGGGGATCACGGTGGTGGCGCTGGAACAGGCCGTGTCGGCCCCGATGTGCACCCGGACGCTCGGCGACTTCGGTGCCCGGGTGATCAAGGTGGAGAATCCGGCGGGCGGCGACTTCGCCCGCCGCTACGACGACGTGGTGGGCGGACTCGCGGCGCACTTCGTGTGGGCCAACCGGGGCAAGGAGTCGGTGGCCCTGGACCTGAAGTCGGACGCCGGGCAGACGGTCCTGCACCGGCTGCTGGAGCGCGCCGACGTCCTGGTCTCCAACCTGACCCCCGGCACCACGGCCAAGCTGGGCTTCTCCCCCGCCGACCTGGAGGTACGCCACCCGCAGCTGATCGCCGTGGAGATCGACGGGTACGGCGCCGGCGGGCCCCTCTCCCACAAACGCGCCTACGACCTGCTGGTCCAGGCGGAGTCCGGGGCCTGCTCGGTGACCGGCCTGGAGGGCGCTCCCGCCAAGCCCGGCCCGCCCGTCGCGGACGTGTGCAGCGGGCTGTACGCGGCGCTGTCGGTGCTGGCGCTGCTGTACGCGCGGCGGCCGGGGCAGGTCGCGGTGAGCCTGTTCGACACCATGGCGGAGCTGATGGGCTACCCGCTGACGTACACCCGGCACTCGGGGGTCGAGCAGCAGCCGCTCGGCATGAGTTCACCCGCGGTGTCCCCCTACGGCGCCTATCGCACGGCCGACGGGCAGACCGTCGTGCTCGGCACCACGAACGACCGTGAATGGCGACGGCTGGCCACCGAGCTGATCGGCCGACCGGACCTGGCGGACGACGCGCGGTTCCGCACGAACGCCGGCCGTGTGGAGCACCGCGCGATCCTCGACGCCGCGATCGGCGACTGGTGCGCGCGGCACGACCTGGGGCACGTCCAGGAGCGGGCCGACGCGGCCGGGATCGGCAACTCCCGCTACAACACGGTCACCGACGTGCTCGCGCATCCGCAGCTGGCCGCCCGCGACCGCTGGCGGCAGGTCGGCACGCCCTCGGGGCCGGTGCCCGCACTGCTGCCGCCGCCCGTGGTCGCCGGGTACGAGCCGCCGATGGGCGCGGTCCCCGGGCTGGGTGAGCACACGAACGCCGTGCTGGCCGAACTGGGCTACGCACCAGGGGAGATCACCACCCTGCGGGCACAGGGAGCGGTCCGGTGA
- a CDS encoding CoA transferase gives MKNATLARWAATVEGRLGPLAAVADDFTALTGVPVELGPTLFERALAAGFRLPGGASAGGSCHLLATSDGWAAVNLARPDDHAALPALLGLLGAPRADLRTAARGTSAAELVTFAQTLGIAAAELGADRGERPPVRAKRYGPDRRRELAGLRVVDLSALWAGPLCARLLGLAGARVVKVESHSRPDGARFGPADFYHRLHQGHESLVLDFASGALAEVVAEADLVVEASRPRALRRLGVRAEEFLAGRPGRVWVSITGYGRDDDRIAFGDDAAVSGGLTGLDRHGDPVFLGDALGDPVTGVYAAHAAARSLERGGGELLSVSMSACTAAQTHASAVTGAAGPKGAWGADPAVTRPADPEAARSADAAAPGAAAPAPTGAARRRAPAATC, from the coding sequence ATGAAGAATGCCACTCTCGCCCGCTGGGCGGCCACGGTGGAGGGCAGGCTCGGGCCGCTGGCCGCCGTCGCGGACGACTTCACCGCCTTGACCGGTGTCCCCGTAGAGCTGGGCCCGACCCTCTTCGAGCGGGCCCTTGCGGCCGGGTTCCGTCTTCCCGGCGGTGCCTCGGCGGGCGGCTCCTGTCACCTCCTCGCCACCTCCGACGGCTGGGCCGCGGTCAACCTGGCCCGTCCCGACGACCACGCCGCCCTCCCGGCCCTCCTCGGACTCCTCGGCGCCCCCCGGGCCGACCTGCGGACCGCCGCGCGCGGGACCAGCGCGGCTGAACTGGTCACATTCGCACAGACGTTGGGCATTGCCGCCGCGGAACTCGGAGCGGATCGCGGCGAGCGACCTCCGGTACGCGCGAAACGGTACGGTCCGGACCGTCGGCGCGAACTCGCCGGCCTGCGAGTCGTCGACCTGTCCGCGCTCTGGGCGGGGCCCTTGTGCGCACGACTGCTGGGGCTCGCCGGGGCCCGCGTCGTGAAGGTGGAGAGCCACTCCCGGCCGGACGGGGCCCGCTTCGGCCCTGCGGACTTCTACCACCGTCTGCACCAAGGGCACGAGAGCCTGGTGCTCGACTTCGCCTCGGGTGCGCTCGCCGAGGTGGTCGCGGAGGCCGACCTGGTAGTCGAGGCCTCCCGGCCGCGCGCGCTCAGGCGGCTCGGGGTACGCGCCGAGGAGTTCCTCGCCGGCCGCCCGGGCCGGGTGTGGGTGAGCATCACCGGGTACGGCCGCGACGACGACCGGATCGCCTTCGGCGACGACGCGGCGGTCTCCGGCGGCCTGACGGGTCTGGACCGGCACGGCGACCCGGTGTTCCTCGGCGACGCGCTCGGCGACCCCGTCACGGGTGTGTACGCGGCCCACGCCGCGGCCCGCTCCCTGGAGCGGGGCGGTGGCGAGCTGCTGAGCGTCTCCATGTCGGCCTGCACGGCCGCGCAGACACACGCCTCGGCGGTCACCGGGGCGGCAGGTCCAAAGGGCGCGTGGGGAGCTGACCCGGCGGTCACCCGGCCGGCAGACCCGGAGGCCGCCCGGTCAGCGGATGCGGCGGCCCCCGGTGCAGCGGCTCCGGCACCCACCGGAGCCGCACGGCGGAGGGCTCCGGCGGCGACGTGCTGA
- a CDS encoding acetyl-CoA C-acyltransferase, with the protein MREAVIAAAVRTAVGRRNGGLAGVHPADLSGVVLSALVERAGVDPESVDDVIWGCVSQVGDQSSNIGRYAVLAAGWPESIPGTTVNRACGSSQQAVEFAVQAVLSGQQDVVVAGGVEVMSRVPLGSARASGMPYGPQVRGRYQDFSFNQGVSAERIAQKWGLTRARLDAYAALSHERAAGAQDGGAFEEQIVPVAGVRADEGIRRGTTVDTLAGLKPSFLEDDGVIHAGNASQISDGAAALLVTSPERARELGLAPIVRFRAGAVLGSDPVLMLSGPIPATAKVLRKAGVALSQVGVFEVNEAFASVPLAWLAETGADPELVNPLGGAIALGHPLGASGAVLMTRMIHHMRDHGIRYGLQTMCEGGGTANATLVELVD; encoded by the coding sequence ATACGGGAAGCGGTGATCGCGGCAGCGGTCCGTACCGCCGTGGGCAGACGGAACGGCGGGCTGGCGGGTGTCCATCCGGCCGATCTGTCCGGCGTGGTGCTGAGCGCGCTCGTCGAACGGGCCGGGGTGGACCCGGAGAGCGTCGACGACGTGATCTGGGGCTGTGTCTCCCAGGTCGGCGACCAGTCGAGCAACATCGGCCGGTACGCGGTGCTGGCGGCGGGCTGGCCCGAGAGCATCCCCGGGACCACGGTCAACCGGGCCTGCGGATCGAGCCAGCAGGCCGTGGAGTTCGCCGTGCAGGCGGTGCTGTCGGGGCAGCAGGACGTGGTCGTGGCGGGCGGCGTCGAGGTGATGAGCCGGGTGCCACTGGGCTCGGCCAGGGCGAGCGGAATGCCGTACGGACCTCAAGTCCGCGGCCGTTACCAGGACTTCTCCTTCAACCAGGGTGTCTCGGCGGAGCGGATCGCCCAGAAGTGGGGCCTCACGCGGGCACGGCTGGACGCCTACGCGGCGCTGTCGCACGAGCGGGCGGCCGGCGCGCAGGACGGCGGCGCCTTCGAGGAGCAGATCGTGCCGGTGGCGGGAGTGAGGGCCGACGAAGGCATCCGCCGGGGCACCACGGTGGACACGCTCGCCGGGCTCAAGCCCTCCTTCCTGGAGGACGACGGCGTGATCCACGCCGGCAACGCCTCCCAGATCTCCGACGGCGCCGCGGCGCTCCTGGTCACCAGCCCCGAGCGGGCACGGGAGCTGGGACTGGCGCCGATCGTGCGCTTCCGGGCGGGCGCGGTGCTCGGCTCGGATCCGGTGCTGATGCTCAGCGGGCCGATCCCGGCCACCGCGAAGGTGCTGCGCAAGGCCGGCGTGGCGCTCTCGCAGGTCGGCGTCTTCGAGGTGAACGAGGCCTTCGCGTCGGTGCCGCTCGCCTGGCTGGCCGAGACGGGTGCCGACCCGGAGCTGGTCAACCCGCTCGGCGGGGCCATAGCGCTCGGTCATCCGCTCGGCGCCTCGGGAGCCGTCCTGATGACCCGCATGATCCATCACATGCGGGACCACGGCATCCGCTACGGCCTTCAGACCATGTGCGAGGGCGGCGGTACCGCCAACGCCACGCTCGTCGAACTCGTGGACTGA
- a CDS encoding enoyl-CoA hydratase/isomerase family protein yields MSVLLTGDAGGVRTLTLNRPHRRNAIDAELWEALREALAAAGGDRSVRALVLTGAGGAFCSGADIPEQVSGAHPVYRMRPLTEVTLLLHELPVPTVAKVTGPAVGAGWNLALGCDLVVATPEARFSQIFARRGLSPDCGGSWLLPRLVGLQQAKRLALLAETIDAAEAQALGLVTWVADADTVDAFTEEVTARLAAGPPVALAQTKALLNEGADRTLRDALANEARAQAVNFAGADVREAYAAFAARREPLFTGRWAVPSRSEDDDT; encoded by the coding sequence GTGAGCGTGCTGCTGACCGGCGACGCAGGCGGGGTGCGGACGCTGACCCTGAACCGGCCGCACCGCCGGAACGCCATCGACGCCGAGCTGTGGGAGGCACTGCGGGAGGCCCTCGCGGCGGCGGGCGGCGACCGGTCGGTGCGCGCCCTCGTCCTGACCGGTGCGGGCGGTGCCTTCTGCTCCGGCGCGGACATCCCCGAACAGGTCAGCGGTGCCCATCCCGTCTACCGGATGCGGCCCCTGACCGAGGTGACGCTGCTGCTGCACGAACTGCCCGTGCCCACGGTCGCGAAGGTGACCGGGCCGGCGGTGGGGGCCGGCTGGAACCTGGCGCTCGGCTGCGATCTGGTGGTCGCCACGCCCGAGGCACGGTTCTCGCAGATCTTCGCGCGGCGGGGGCTGTCCCCGGACTGCGGCGGCAGTTGGCTGCTGCCGAGACTGGTCGGCCTGCAGCAGGCCAAACGGCTCGCGCTGCTCGCGGAGACGATCGACGCGGCCGAGGCGCAGGCTCTGGGCCTGGTGACCTGGGTGGCGGACGCCGACACGGTGGACGCGTTCACCGAGGAGGTCACCGCCCGGCTGGCGGCGGGTCCACCGGTGGCCCTCGCCCAGACCAAGGCGCTGCTCAACGAGGGCGCCGACCGTACCCTGCGCGACGCGCTGGCGAACGAGGCACGGGCGCAGGCGGTGAACTTCGCGGGCGCGGACGTCCGGGAGGCCTACGCCGCCTTCGCCGCGCGGCGCGAACCACTCTTCACGGGCCGCTGGGCCGTGCCGAGCCGATCGGAGGACGACGACACGTGA
- a CDS encoding enoyl-CoA hydratase/isomerase family protein — MESPFQLIDLDRAAPNSPQGTPGVRVAVAARPWEAAAGFDVLLTASPDPPRPWVGCADPHVTARRLRDIVAARPDACLALVQVLRMGPALPPADRLIAESLAYSTLQSGADFRAWLAAKRPHTARPATEPVRLDREGDRLTITLNRPSVRNAFDAATRDALCEALDVAVTDPTVTRVDLRGDGPAFCSGGDLAEFGSSRDPARAHHVRVHRSPAALLQRCAAKVSAHLHGACVGAGIELAAFAGRVVAAPDTVVRLPEIGMGLIPGAGGTASLPARIGRERTAYLALTGDALSVPEARRWGLVDETAAAVRPWQSAR, encoded by the coding sequence ATGGAATCACCCTTCCAGCTGATCGACCTCGACCGCGCGGCCCCGAACTCCCCGCAGGGGACGCCGGGTGTGCGCGTCGCCGTCGCGGCGCGCCCCTGGGAAGCGGCCGCGGGGTTCGACGTACTGCTGACCGCGTCGCCCGACCCGCCCCGGCCCTGGGTGGGGTGCGCCGACCCGCACGTCACCGCACGGCGGCTGCGGGACATCGTCGCAGCCCGGCCGGATGCGTGCCTCGCCCTCGTGCAGGTGCTCCGCATGGGACCGGCACTGCCGCCGGCCGACCGGCTGATCGCGGAGTCCCTGGCCTACTCCACACTCCAGTCCGGCGCGGATTTCCGGGCCTGGCTGGCCGCGAAGCGCCCGCACACCGCCCGCCCTGCCACCGAGCCCGTCCGGCTCGACCGGGAGGGGGACCGCCTGACCATCACCCTGAACCGCCCCTCGGTGCGCAACGCCTTCGACGCGGCCACCCGGGACGCCCTGTGCGAGGCCCTCGATGTCGCCGTGACGGACCCGACCGTCACCCGCGTCGATCTGCGCGGCGACGGCCCCGCGTTCTGCAGCGGCGGCGACCTCGCCGAGTTCGGCTCCTCGCGCGACCCGGCGCGGGCCCACCACGTGCGTGTGCACCGCAGCCCGGCCGCGTTGCTCCAACGGTGCGCGGCGAAGGTGAGCGCCCATCTGCACGGGGCGTGCGTCGGCGCGGGCATCGAACTGGCCGCCTTCGCCGGCCGGGTGGTCGCGGCGCCGGACACGGTGGTCCGGTTGCCCGAGATCGGTATGGGGCTGATCCCCGGGGCGGGCGGCACGGCGAGCCTGCCGGCGCGGATCGGCCGGGAACGCACCGCCTATCTGGCGTTGACCGGCGACGCGCTGAGCGTGCCGGAGGCCCGGCGCTGGGGCCTTGTCGACGAAACCGCAGCCGCCGTCCGCCCCTGGCAATCCGCACGTTAG